The Palaemon carinicauda isolate YSFRI2023 chromosome 20, ASM3689809v2, whole genome shotgun sequence DNA segment TGGAAATTTCCACGATTTTATTCTTCAAAAAGGCCtccctcatgccatctattggtacctgcAAGAacgataataatatcaatttagtAATCGAATAAACCTTTGTTTTTTTCTGTAGTATTGCAAtaaaaaagcttatatatatatatatagtttataatgaGAGTCTTGAATAAGAGTGGAATAATTAAAAGATACGGTTTAAATAAGAATCATTTTGGATAGAATTAGAAATCTTAGAAGGAAATTCCCGAAATGAAATTGGTAAAAATATGCGGGCCGAAGAGGGGGTTGTCAGGAACGCCAACAAATTGGGgggtatttattttctataatgaaGAAGATAACGTCATATGGATGATACAACAAAGGACAAGAAAGAATACAGAAGGAGTATGATTTATTTACCTTATTATAATGTTCATGATTAGAATATTTTAGTTGGATTCATTTTCATTCATAGTCGAAAGGTTTGCACCCCTGAATTTCTCGGGAGAAAGGAATGTAAACATTAGAATCTTTTAGCTTTTaatcaacaaaatatttatttaaaaatgatcaatacatataaaatatgatcAATTGGTGCAAGTTTAGCTTATGTAGCTATCTTtcgaatatatatttatgcatgaacACCATGCATGAATTAAAACAGTGATCAGGAAACGTAATAtttcaaaaactataaaaactaaagcaACTAATAGCAGACGACGCTCAACTACAACGAttctcctttaaagcaaatatattaaatataacctCTGGGATATATTTCACTCATTCTACGTTTAAatcaattatatatcatataaaagtaaATTAAGTCTCTTATAGCAATCCATGCATGGATTATAAAACTCGGGAGAAAACGAAACAGAATAGCTAATCGAATCgtgaatatatatatcatttttccaGAAAATTTGAATGTTGGTTTGAGTGTGATTGCGTGAAATCAATCTCAGATTGAATCTATCTacaatttctataattatatagatatgaatTGCTATTTTGGAGCTTTTAAGATATTCATATGAAATTGCTAAAGTTGGCTATCCTGATGCTTAAGTAACCGCCAGTTTTGAACGTACATTTTTGTTAAAAATTTAGCATAATGCAATTTTATTGACTTTGTAATTCGACAACCcgatggtaactctctctctctctctctctctctctctctctctctctctctctctctctctctctctctctctctctctctctcgaaatcaaACTATATTCTATTTTGTATTGCATATGAACTCCTTTGAATAATCTTTTATAAATGtgaacaatattattttcaatatgtacTTCAATGTCTGTCTagactttattttttattcttttggcataactCAACTgctatatagatgtaaacaatattactgttaccatgtactcaaatgtctgacgctaaGGGGTGCAATAAGTTGattaaatcaaatctctctctctctctctctctctctctctctctctctctctctctccaaaaaagacACAATAAGAATATTACTGATAAGAGACGTTCTCTCGTCCATCATGTCAATTATGCAGTAATTTGAAATGCTGAGTAAGGAAAaattattgcaatttcttactttctttctttttcatattgtTCGAAATTTTCTTCAGTTTCCTATGATTTCTCAATACCATTATGATTTCATAAAAGATATGATAAATATTCATCGGAATAATGAGACATCAGGAATTATGAACAATAATTGGGGACTAagactgtatctctctctctctctctctctctctctctctctctctctctctctctctctctctctctctctctctctctctctctttttacacatGAACGAACTCGCATAAACAAgaacatatataatttcatatacatttgcTAACACACGGATTAATATATGAATacgaatgtataatatatatatatatatatatatatatatatatatatatatatatatatatatatatatatatatatatatatatatatatgtatatatatacatatatatatatatatatatatatacatatgtatatatatacatctatatatgtatatatatatacatttatatatatatatatatatatatatatatatatatatatatatatatctaaatatgcagCATATatgattcacatatatacatatatatatatatatatatatatatatatatatatatatatatatatatatatatatatatatatacagtatatatattatatatacacatatgtatatatgtgtgtatagatacatatatatatatatatatatatatatatatatatatatatatatatatatatatatatatacatatatatatatatatatatatatatatatatacatatgtatatatatacatctatatatgtatatatatatacatttatatatatatatatatatatatatatatatatatatatatatatatatatatatatatctaaatatgcagCATATatgattcacatatatacatatatatatatatatatatatatatatatatatatatatatatatatatatatacagtatatatattatatatacacatatgtatatatgtgtgtatagatacatatatatatatatatatatatatatatatatatatatatatatatatatatatatatatatatatatatatatatatatatactgtgtatatatatatatatatatatatatatatatatatatatatatatatatgtatatacacacatacagtatatactgtataaataaacatacacataatacatacacatattacattattctctcttatttttattcctcttgttttgttaaagttttttatagtttttatcggagatatttctttcaatgttgtcactcttcttagaatattttatttttccttctttcctttcctcactgtgctattttcccttttgtagcccacgggcttatagcatccggcttttccaactagggttgtagcttagcaagtaataataataataataataataataataataataataattggtcaaTCTTTAggggatgtcactgtcccttgtctctgccattcatgagcggcttttcaACCTTCAAATATGCTGATTTATCGAAGTaaaattaaacattattttgattGGGACATACTTGATTCTCTCAAAGATTAATCCAGGTACCCAATTATTGTTCTGAATGAAAACTTCCATACAAATTGATAACCGAATATCCCTCATACCTAAGAAAgaatagaatgttcacaaaaagagtatataaattattgtttttgtgtaactaaaaatcaaaatcaagatgtgcAATTTTGTAAATTTATAGTTTAGATGGTTTATGCTTCCATAAAAATTGCTCGAGCGCCATCTTGGACTTTGTCTGTCAACAAGCGCATTTTTGTGCTCTGAAAACTTTCTCGATTATTTAGGAGATACGGAGATCTACATCGCCTAGAATTGACTGAAAGCTGTGGTAGTGcttagtgatcagtgctgtgacattagtgtgtttacgagtttttgaacttagactttatttaggattaaaaatcTCGTTCACTTGGCCACACCACTACGTTCAAGTTTTTCCTAATCCGCGCATGCGCAGTGCAGTGTGTGTGACGTGGTTAGCCCCGTCATGGCAACGTTACTGTGCCAGACGAACGAAATCAGATACTGGGATTGTTAAAAACCAGTagataatgactatggaattctcgggacctggtactctcgctgatgttgaggaggaccttgctctaagtgatgataatgttgaaggGCATCTGCTTACCCAGGAACATTGGCCACGACTTGTCTCTactaaatctcataagttgatccctgctggtgcagctcctagtctcatggaccataccactacctccaacaaacgatgtatggagcatgattcagatagcagtaatgagccattatcccctgctgctaaaactacaaagtgtgatgcttcttcctctcaaaaTAAAGTTCTAAATAGTTCCCTGCCTAGACCTACTATTCAGATTATACCTACCATGGCTACAAAAACTGTTCTCCCTGCCTTTGCTCCACGTtctgaatacataaagctcctattcAGAGAAAATCCGGGGgttaatgtgaagcttcgctggttatcagaggttaccaagatgttcagcctcgatcgggaattggctgaagttaaaatgtctgcggtcacttctcgatttgtatacatttcgaggcatcgcctggatattataaatagggtcaagggtggtgaggttctgtcacttgtgttagatgttcaggatgctgtagacagaccccgtaagttccctacatatctcatcactcgatatcctgtggatgtagacccttcattagctaaggaactgacaGGGGTGCACACTGTACGTCGTTTCCTACAGGATGGGAAGTCCATCAATCGTATTGTCattacttggagccacccagatccacCCCCGCCTTTTGTTAACTTCTCCTTCCTCCCTTGTCTACCATCATGTGAATTACGCAGAATGCCAGACGAAAAGCCATGGTGTTTCAAATGCTGgggtatcggtcacatctcacgatactgtgctgcccctgaaaagtgtgcattttgtgctgctgagcatgacagtcggACCTGCCCTCATCGGCCCCCTGTACCACCCACAGTGGTTGACAGTTCTTCAGCATCAACATCAACCCCATTACTTCTACCTACACCGGACTCCTCGCATTGGAAATGCCCGAGATGTAATGAGCCTGGAGTCAATGTGTGGCATGGCTGTACCAGTCGTTCAGGCTCTGCATCGAACCAGCTTATTGCACAACAGCTTCCAGTGCCATCAATCAAACCCACTGTTACTGCCTCCTCACATGTGACTACACTTCgtaatgctgtagatgtcctcaagtctcgatgtgactcccttacatcacgttttgaagccattgaatctcgtttagagagcatgGATACTCGCATTGACAGTCTCGTAACCTCCTTTGACAatctaacttctaaatttgctactaATGATAACACACTACAATCTCTTGTTGAAGCTCAGCAGGTTGTTATCACATCAGTTACTACACTAACTGAGAAACTTGACTCACTTGCTACACATCTTGAGAGTGTTACTAATCCCCATACAGGACCTTTGCCACGGGATACACCACCAATGCATACCCGTGTCACCACTGCCTCTTCATCTAGTCGCCGTTCTTCCAAGGGACATGTTCGATaaccaagtgaagcttaatatcatctcgtggaatgcctgtggtattacaaactgggcaaaactttctgcacttaagggaattgtacatagtcaccacccagatgttattctaattcaggaagcttttgttggtaatgctcaGCCAAGGGAAAAAGCTCCCTCGCTCACTGGCTATGTGTCCTACGTCCATTTAGTAAGACATGGTCTCATCACCTATATACGCACTTCAATTCAGCAtagacttctcccaaactctgaggatgaagatacaacattccaattatttgagattactgttggcggaggcaccatacgactgtgcaatatatatgcagcaccaggtaggataaatacagccaagcttccagccccaacccttcgtggtatggtttacatgggagattttaatgctcGTCATCCAGACTTGGGAGATCTTGCTGGCACTGTGAACCGCAACGGGAACCTACTTCTAGGATATATTCGTCGAAATCAACTGACCCGTTGGGACACTGGTGGTTCTACGCATGCacgaggtggtactttggatcacatcttgacctgtggactcgtaCCTTCCGGAGTCAATTGTGTAACGGTTCCTacgctcttctctgatcacattggtctTAGCATCCAATATTCCCTTCCCGCTACACCTACTCCAATACACAATcgcacttgcatcacaattccgcctaagtaccagcctacgtacatttcatatatgactaaccttcgacctacatttgacctccactgtccggagaaactttactccttacttgttagtaccacacatgctttccacacacAATATATCAGAAAGCCTCATATCAGGCATCGTGTTAGTGCTATGACACTGGATAATCGAATTTCTCAGGcagaaaagaaggcgatggatgatggccttgcctttatgagacaaccaaatcctgagactctgcaccagtatcaactatcgagagatgatctagttgctctacagcaatgtgtacaaacagattcctggcacaaattaacagacagcatcaaccatcaaacaagcattggttccatgtggcacctcatcaacaggattgtgaagaagaaacccccaagtgtcctccaccacagccctgctcagtatgcacaggaccttattgatgagtggtcagcacagtcacgaaccatcaaccttccagctcatatacaagactctctctcttcacaaaaaaaccatcgtgccttacgtctcagttccgccttactgagcagtgatgaagaggatgatgtacccataactaaggaagagctacgacgtgccttagcaaggactaagaagtcagctcctggtga contains these protein-coding regions:
- the LOC137614295 gene encoding uncharacterized protein produces the protein MPDEKPWCFKCWGIGHISRYCAAPEKCAFCAAEHDSRTCPHRPPVPPTVVDSSSASTSTPLLLPTPDSSHWKCPRCNEPGVNVWHGCTSRSGSASNQLIAQQLPVPSIKPTVTASSHVTTLRNAVDVLKSRCDSLTSRFEAIESRLESMDTRIDSLVTSFDNLTSKFATNDNTLQSLVEAQQVVITSVTTLTEKLDSLATHLESVTNPHTGPLPRDTPPMHTRVTTASSSSRRSSKGHVR